The nucleotide window AATAACGCAAAAGCGGCCGCTGAAGAGTATGGAACTCCAGGCAATTTGGTAAACGGTGCCAATATTGCGGGATTTATAAAAGTTGCAAGAGTAATGCAGTCCAACGGCGTAATTTAACAAATTTACATAAACTTGTCGTATATAAAAAGAGGGCGGTAAATACAAATACCGTCCTTTTTCTATGGAAAAGCAGGTATGCGGCTTGCTTACTTCTTTAGTAATTATCGGATTTTAAAATATTTTTTATACAATATATATAATGTCCGTTAAGTTGTTTATGGAGGGGTAAATGAAACGATTATCTCCAAAAGTCTCAATAATCGGCTGTGGGAACGTTGGCATGCGTTATGCTTATTCGATGATAATAAAAGGAATTGCCAGAGAACTTGTTTTAGTCGATTATAACAAGAAAAAAGCAGAAGGTGAAGCCATGGACTTGTCGCATGGCGCACCATACGTGTCTCCGGTAAATGTTTATGCAGGCGATTATTCCGATACAACGGATTCAAATTTGGTTGTTATAACCGCGGGCAGAGGACAAAAGCCTGGTGAGACAAGAATAGATCTGGTTAAGGGAAATGCCGAAATATTAAAAAGCATAGTTCCGCAGTTAGTCAAATATTCGCCAAAAGCGATAATTCTTGTTGCATCAAATCCTGTGGACATTTTATCTTATATCACATATAAAATTTCCGGAAAATCATCTAACGAAGTTATAGGTTCCGGTACGGTTCTTGATTCAGCACGGTTTCGATATCTTATAGGCAAACACTGCAATGTGGATTCGAGAAGCATACATGCTTCGATTCTAGGTGAGCATGGAGATACGGAATTTCCGATGTGGAGCAAAGCGATGATAGGTGGCATATTGTTCAGCCATTATTGTGATGTCTGTAAAAATCAGTGCAGAGAAAATCAAAAAAACAAATTAGAAAAAATATTTACCGATGTAAGAGATTCGGCTTATGAGATTATCGAAAAGAAAGGGGAAACATCTTACGGAATAGGTCTGGCACTTACAAAGATATCAAAAGCCGTGCTGAAAGACGAAAATACTGTTCTGCCTGTTTCTTCGCTTCTTGAAAACTATCACGGCATAAGCGATATATATTTAAGTGTTCCTGCCGTTGTTCACAGAACGGGCATAAGGCAGACACTTGAAGTGGATTTTAACGAAGAAGAATTACAGGCTTTCCTGCATTCCGCACGGCAAGTCAAAAAAATAATCAAAAAAAGTGGTTTTTAAACAAAAAAGCTGTGCGATATAAATTTATTTGTGATGGGCAAGGCTCTGTTGGGTATCATAATTATATGGACAAAGACTTTATAGGTTCTACAACTTTATCTGTAGGATATAATGATAATTTGAACCAGTATAATGGTTTATTTTTAACAGCAGCTTTAGATATGGAACGTCCGAAATATTCGTATGGAAGAAAATACAAGAAAAATTTGTCAACTGCTAAAATTAAACTTCCTGTAGATAAAAAAAGGGAAACTGATTGGAAGTATATGGAAGATTATATAAAGTCATTGCCATATGCAGATTTGATTTAAGCAAAAATGCAGTTAGAGACAAGTGAATTAAAAGCATTAGCGCTGTTGTTTATATGAAAGCGGAACTCGTTGATATAATTTTGAAGGATTCAATGCCGTTAAAAGCAGAGTATTGACCAAGAGAATGATTTCGGAAGGACGTATGAAGTGCAGCCTGTAAAGTGTCAGTATAGACAGTTTATCAGCTTCTGGCATCAATCGCACTATTTTTTTGGAAAGTTTTTATGCCTACTTTGCGCAGAACGCCTTCGCCTTCTGAAAAAGTTTCTATATTAGAATTGTTCTTCAGATATGTGTGTATTATTTTTCTTTCTTTGGCGCTCATCGGTTCGAAACGGTAAATTTTTCCGGTACGGCTTACGTATTCTACGGCTTTATCCGCTAAAACTTTTAATTTCTCATTTTGTTTCTGCCTGTATTTTTCACAATCAAGATTAACTTTTATTTTTGAATTTAAAATATTATTGGCAATTATCTGCGTTAAATATTCAATTGAGTCCAGAGTCTGGCCGTTTTTGCCTATAACATAACCGCTTTCCTCTGTTTCTATTTCGGCATCTAAGCTGTCTGTATTAAATTCAGTTTTTACACTTTTTAAGCACATACCCATTTTATTGATAATTTCCGATAAAATTTTTTCAACCGTTTGACAGGCTTTTTTAGCGTCCACTTCAACAGAAATTTCTTCTTTTTTGCAGTCTGCGCTTTTAGTTGTAATAAGAATCCTTGCAGGTTTTGCTCCCATTAAACCGAACAGCCCGGATGTGCCTTCGTCAATAACTTTTATTTCGGCCTGATTGCGTGTACAGTTAAGTTTTTCCAGTCCTTTTTGTATTGCTTCTTCTACGTTTTTACCTTTCATTTCGATTTCAGGCATATGGTTCCCTCTTTACTTTTTTATTCCCCCACACTCAACCCCAAACTTGTCGTACAAACGCTCATTTAAAGCGATTTTACGCGTGTTTTACCTTTACTGCATCTTTTTTTATTATAAAATATTGTTCTATCATTGAAATCACGCTGTTTGTCAGCCAGTAAAGAACAAGCCCAGATGGAAAAGTCCAGAACATAAACGTGAACACTATCGGCATTATATACATTATTTTTTTCTGTGTAGGATCTGAAGTAGCCGCGGTCATTTTCTGCTGCAAAAACATTCCGATACCCATTATTAATGGCAACAGATTTAAATTGAAAGAGCCCAGATGCATAAACTGGTCGGCTGCGGACAAATCTTTTACCCATAAAATCCAGCCTTCATTTCTGAGTTCATAAGCGTTTCTAAGCATGGTAAAAAACGCCCAGAAAATCGGAAGCTGAAAAAGCATCGGCAGACAACCACCCAAAGGGTTGACTTTTTGACTCTTGTAAACATTTAACATTTCCGCATTAAGTCTTTGAGGATTTCCTTTATATTTTTCTTGAATTTCTTTTATCTTTGGCTGTATGCGTTTCATTGCTGCGGCCGACTTTAAACTTTTTAATGTCAAAGGCATCATGATAATTTGAAGAATAACGGTTAAAATTATGATGGACCAGCCGTAGTTGCCAGTAAGAGCGCGAAAAAAAGTTAAAACGGAAAAAGCTATTTTACCCAAAAAGCCAAAAAAACCGAAATCAACGGTTTTTTCAAGAGCTAAATCATAAGTTTTTAAATAAGTGTATCCTTTCGGGCCTAAATAAAAATTGATGGAATATTCTTTCTTTTCGTCATCTTTGGGCATAAACGCTGTAATAGTCATAGAATAGGGGTGTTTTTTGTCTGTTCTTGAAGGTGTTATTTGGTCGAAATCTATTGATTTTTCAGGTATGAATGCAGCAAGAAAATATCTATTATCTAATGCTGCCCATCTGAACAAAGAAGCGGCTTCTGAGTCTTTTTTAAGTTTTTTCAGTTTACCGGGTTTTCCCGCAGTATAAGCTATTACCCTTGTAGTCGCCGTATTTTCTTTCATCTCTTTCATGTCGGTGCCAAGTCCTGGACCCCATTCGAGTTCTATGCGTGGCATAGAAGCGCTTTCGTTGACTTTTTCAATTATTATATTGAGATTATGCATGTAAGAATCTGGTGAAAGTGAGAAAGTTTTTGTTATTTTCCAGCCTTCGTGAGAGGTATATTCGAAAACTATTTTCTCATTGGATTTTGAAACGATTTTATAATTTGAGCCTGGAAAATTTGCCATAGCCGGGGCAGTCTGCGGAAGAACCAAATCTACCCATTCGCCATTCTTTTCTTTTATAAACCAATTCAATATTGATGCACCTTTGTTTGAAAATATGGCTTTATATTTTTCTGTTTTGACTTCAATTTCTTCTTCTTCAATTTTTATATTTTCTTTAAGAAGTTTTGTATTAGCAGAGTTTAAAGAAAGCGGTTCTGACGGCGAATCTGCTTCCTGAACACTTTGTTTTTCTTCGATTTGCCGCTGAGTTTGTTGCTGAGGCTGCTGAGGAGCAATAAAAAAATACC belongs to Candidatus Endomicrobium procryptotermitis and includes:
- a CDS encoding L-lactate dehydrogenase; translation: MKRLSPKVSIIGCGNVGMRYAYSMIIKGIARELVLVDYNKKKAEGEAMDLSHGAPYVSPVNVYAGDYSDTTDSNLVVITAGRGQKPGETRIDLVKGNAEILKSIVPQLVKYSPKAIILVASNPVDILSYITYKISGKSSNEVIGSGTVLDSARFRYLIGKHCNVDSRSIHASILGEHGDTEFPMWSKAMIGGILFSHYCDVCKNQCRENQKNKLEKIFTDVRDSAYEIIEKKGETSYGIGLALTKISKAVLKDENTVLPVSSLLENYHGISDIYLSVPAVVHRTGIRQTLEVDFNEEELQAFLHSARQVKKIIKKSGF
- a CDS encoding restriction endonuclease subunit S, with protein sequence MTGFPAFRTASQKNNQKKWFLNKKAVRYKFICDGQGSVGYHNYMDKDFIGSTTLSVGYNDNLNQYNGLFLTAALDMERPKYSYGRKYKKNLSTAKIKLPVDKKRETDWKYMEDYIKSLPYADLI
- a CDS encoding protein jag, with the translated sequence MPEIEMKGKNVEEAIQKGLEKLNCTRNQAEIKVIDEGTSGLFGLMGAKPARILITTKSADCKKEEISVEVDAKKACQTVEKILSEIINKMGMCLKSVKTEFNTDSLDAEIETEESGYVIGKNGQTLDSIEYLTQIIANNILNSKIKVNLDCEKYRQKQNEKLKVLADKAVEYVSRTGKIYRFEPMSAKERKIIHTYLKNNSNIETFSEGEGVLRKVGIKTFQKNSAIDARS
- the yidC gene encoding membrane protein insertase YidC; translation: MNKNTILFVVCSSLTIFIWYFFIAPQQPQQQTQRQIEEKQSVQEADSPSEPLSLNSANTKLLKENIKIEEEEIEVKTEKYKAIFSNKGASILNWFIKEKNGEWVDLVLPQTAPAMANFPGSNYKIVSKSNEKIVFEYTSHEGWKITKTFSLSPDSYMHNLNIIIEKVNESASMPRIELEWGPGLGTDMKEMKENTATTRVIAYTAGKPGKLKKLKKDSEAASLFRWAALDNRYFLAAFIPEKSIDFDQITPSRTDKKHPYSMTITAFMPKDDEKKEYSINFYLGPKGYTYLKTYDLALEKTVDFGFFGFLGKIAFSVLTFFRALTGNYGWSIIILTVILQIIMMPLTLKSLKSAAAMKRIQPKIKEIQEKYKGNPQRLNAEMLNVYKSQKVNPLGGCLPMLFQLPIFWAFFTMLRNAYELRNEGWILWVKDLSAADQFMHLGSFNLNLLPLIMGIGMFLQQKMTAATSDPTQKKIMYIMPIVFTFMFWTFPSGLVLYWLTNSVISMIEQYFIIKKDAVKVKHA